From the genome of Delphinus delphis chromosome 8, mDelDel1.2, whole genome shotgun sequence, one region includes:
- the SLC25A22 gene encoding mitochondrial glutamate carrier 1 isoform X1, with protein sequence MADKQISLPAKLINGGIAGLIGVTCVFPIDLAKTRLQNQQNGQRLYTSMSDCLIKTIRSEGYFGMYRGAAVNLTLVTPEKAIKLAANDFFRYQLSKDGQKLTLFKEMLAGCGAGTCQVIVTTPMEMLKIQLQDAGRIAAQRKTLSGQAQLSGRGGAQPPVEPPAAPRPTATQLTRDLLRSRGIAGLYKGLGATLLRDVPFSIVYFPLFANLNQLGQPASGEKSPFYVSFLAGCVAGSAAAVAVNPCDVVKTRLQTLQRGVNEDTYSGFLDCARKILRNEGPTAFLKGAYCRALVIAPLFGIAQVVYFLGIAETLLGLPRVQP encoded by the exons ATGGCCGATAAGCAGATCAG TCTGCCAGCCAAGCTCATCAATGGCGGCATCGCTGGGCTGATCGGGGTCACCTGCGTGTTCCCCATCGACCTGGCCAAGACGAGGCTGCAGAACCAGCAGAATGGCCAGCGCCTGTACACCAGCAT GTCTGACTGCCTCATCAAGACCATCCGCTCAGAGGGCTACTTCGGGATGTACCGCG GAGCCGCCGTGAACCTGACCCTCGTCACCCCCGAGAAGGCCATCAAGCTGGCAGCCAATGACTTCTTCCGATACCAGCTCTCCAAGGACGG GCAGAAGCTGACCCTGTTCAAGGAGATGCTGGCGGGCTGCGGGGCCGGCACCTGCCAGGTGATCGTGACCACCCCCATGGAGATGCTGAAGATCCAGCTCCAGGACGCGGGCCGCATTG CCGCCCAGAGGAAGACCCTATCTGGCCAGGCCCAGCTTTCTGGCCGGGGGGGTGCCCAGCCCCCCGTGGAGCCTCCAGCTGCACCCCGGCCCACAGCCACTCAGCTGACCCGGGACCTGCTGCGGAGCCGCGGCATCGCCGGCCTCTACAAGGGACTGGGGGCCACGCTGCTCAG GGATGTCCCCTTCTCCATCGTCTACTTCCCCCTCTTTGCCAACCTGAACCAGCTGGGCCAACCGGCATCTGGGGAGAAGTCTCCTTTCTACGTGTCCTTCCTGGCCGGCTGCGTGGCTGGGAGCGCGGCTGCCGTGGCTGTCAACCCCTGTGATG TGGTGAAGACCCGGCTCCAGACGCTCCAGCGCGGCGTCAACGAGGACACCTACTCGGGGTTCCTGGACTGCGCCAG GAAGATCTTGCGGAACGAGGGCCCCACAGCCTTCCTGAAGGGTGCTTACTGCCGCGCCCTGGTCATCGCCCCGCTGTTCGGCATTGCTCAGGTGGTCTACTTCCTGGGCATCGCCGAGACCCTGCTGGGGCTGCCGCGAGTCCAGCCCTGA
- the SLC25A22 gene encoding mitochondrial glutamate carrier 1 isoform X2, with protein MLAGCGAGTCQVIVTTPMEMLKIQLQDAGRIAAQRKTLSGQAQLSGRGGAQPPVEPPAAPRPTATQLTRDLLRSRGIAGLYKGLGATLLRDVPFSIVYFPLFANLNQLGQPASGEKSPFYVSFLAGCVAGSAAAVAVNPCDVVKTRLQTLQRGVNEDTYSGFLDCARKILRNEGPTAFLKGAYCRALVIAPLFGIAQVVYFLGIAETLLGLPRVQP; from the exons ATGCTGGCGGGCTGCGGGGCCGGCACCTGCCAGGTGATCGTGACCACCCCCATGGAGATGCTGAAGATCCAGCTCCAGGACGCGGGCCGCATTG CCGCCCAGAGGAAGACCCTATCTGGCCAGGCCCAGCTTTCTGGCCGGGGGGGTGCCCAGCCCCCCGTGGAGCCTCCAGCTGCACCCCGGCCCACAGCCACTCAGCTGACCCGGGACCTGCTGCGGAGCCGCGGCATCGCCGGCCTCTACAAGGGACTGGGGGCCACGCTGCTCAG GGATGTCCCCTTCTCCATCGTCTACTTCCCCCTCTTTGCCAACCTGAACCAGCTGGGCCAACCGGCATCTGGGGAGAAGTCTCCTTTCTACGTGTCCTTCCTGGCCGGCTGCGTGGCTGGGAGCGCGGCTGCCGTGGCTGTCAACCCCTGTGATG TGGTGAAGACCCGGCTCCAGACGCTCCAGCGCGGCGTCAACGAGGACACCTACTCGGGGTTCCTGGACTGCGCCAG GAAGATCTTGCGGAACGAGGGCCCCACAGCCTTCCTGAAGGGTGCTTACTGCCGCGCCCTGGTCATCGCCCCGCTGTTCGGCATTGCTCAGGTGGTCTACTTCCTGGGCATCGCCGAGACCCTGCTGGGGCTGCCGCGAGTCCAGCCCTGA
- the CEND1 gene encoding cell cycle exit and neuronal differentiation protein 1, translating to MESRGKSTSSPKADTKAAAEARAPTAADGKAPSAKPGKKEAQVEKPEPPAAPTLPPAKKTPAKADPALLNNHSNLKPTPAAPSSPDAAPEPKGPGDGAEEGEAPDGGPGGQGPCPFENLTPLFVAGGMAVAAAALILGVAFLVRKK from the coding sequence ATGGAGTCCAGAGGGAAGTCGACCAGCAGCCCAAAGGCCGACACCAAGGCTGCTGCTGAGGCCCGAGCGCCCACCGCCGCGGACGGGAAAGCCCCCTCGGCTAAGCCAGGGAAGAAGGAGGCCCAAGTGGAGAAGCCGGAGCCTCCAGCGGCCCCCACCCTGCCGCCTGCCAAGAAGACCCCGGCCAAGGCAGACCCTGCCCTCCTCAACAACCACAGCAACCTGAAGCCGACCCCCGCAGCCCCCAGCAGCCCCGATGCAGCGCCCGAGCCCAAGGGCCCTGGGGATGGGGCTGAGGAGGGCGAGGCCCCCGACGGGGGCCCAGGGGGCCAAGGCCCCTGCCCTTTCGAGAACTTGACCCCCCTGTTTGTGGCTGGGGGCATGGCTGTGGCAGCTGCAGCCCTGATTCTCGGTGTGGCCTTCCTGGTCCGAAAAAAATGA
- the GATD1 gene encoding glutamine amidotransferase-like class 1 domain-containing protein 1 isoform X2, with protein sequence MASERLPSRPACLLVASGAAEGVSAQSFLHCFTLASAAFNLQVATPGGKTMDFVDVNESNARWVQDFRLKAYASPAKLESIDGARYHALLIPSCPGALADLASSGSLARILQHFRSESKPICAVGHGVAALCCATNEDRSWAFQGYSVTGPSVYELVRAPGFAHLPLVVEDFVKDAGACFSASEPDAVHVVLDRHLVTGQNASSTVPAVQNLLFLCGSR encoded by the exons ATGGCGTCCGAGCGGCTCCCGAGCCGGCCAGCCTGCCTCCTCGTGGCCAGCGGCGCCGCCGAAG GCGTGTCAGCCCAGTCCTTCCTCCACTGCTTCACACTGGCCAGCGCCGCCTTCAATCTGCAGGTGGCCACCCCCGGG GGGAAGACCATGGACTTCGTGGACGTGAACGAGAGCAACGCGCGCTGGGTGCAGGACTTCCGCCTCAAGGCCTACGCCAGCCCCGCCAAGCTCGAGTCCATCGACG GTGCCCGGTACCACGCCCTCCTGATTCCCAGCTGTCCTGGGGCCCTGGCTGACCTGGCCAGCAGCGGGTCCCTGGCTCGCATCCTGCAGCACTTCCGCTCCGAGAGCA AGCCCATCTGTGCTGTGGGCCACGGCGTTGCCGCCCTCTGCTGTGCCACCAATGAGGACAGGTCCTGGGCGTTCCAAGGCTACAGCGTCACGGGG CCTTCCGTGTACGAGCTCGTCCGGGCGCCCGGCTTCGCCCACCTGCCCCTGGTCGTGGAGGACTTCGTGAAGGACGCGGGGGCCTGCTTCAGTG CCAGCGAGCCTGACGCCGTGCACGTGGTGCTGGACCGCCACCTGGTCACTGGCCAGAACGCCAGCTCCACCGTCCCGGCCGTGCAGAACCTGCTCTTCCTCTGCGGCAGCCGGTGA
- the GATD1 gene encoding glutamine amidotransferase-like class 1 domain-containing protein 1 isoform X1, which translates to MASERLPSRPACLLVASGAAEGVSAQSFLHCFTLASAAFNLQVATPGGKTMDFVDVNESNARWVQDFRLKAYASPAKLESIDGARYHALLIPSCPGALADLASSGSLARILQHFRSESKPICAVGHGVAALCCATNEDRSWAFQGYSVTGPSVYELVRAPGFAHLPLVVEDFVKDAGACFSASEPDAVHVVLDRHLVTGQNASSTVPAVQNLLFLCGSRK; encoded by the exons ATGGCGTCCGAGCGGCTCCCGAGCCGGCCAGCCTGCCTCCTCGTGGCCAGCGGCGCCGCCGAAG GCGTGTCAGCCCAGTCCTTCCTCCACTGCTTCACACTGGCCAGCGCCGCCTTCAATCTGCAGGTGGCCACCCCCGGG GGGAAGACCATGGACTTCGTGGACGTGAACGAGAGCAACGCGCGCTGGGTGCAGGACTTCCGCCTCAAGGCCTACGCCAGCCCCGCCAAGCTCGAGTCCATCGACG GTGCCCGGTACCACGCCCTCCTGATTCCCAGCTGTCCTGGGGCCCTGGCTGACCTGGCCAGCAGCGGGTCCCTGGCTCGCATCCTGCAGCACTTCCGCTCCGAGAGCA AGCCCATCTGTGCTGTGGGCCACGGCGTTGCCGCCCTCTGCTGTGCCACCAATGAGGACAGGTCCTGGGCGTTCCAAGGCTACAGCGTCACGGGG CCTTCCGTGTACGAGCTCGTCCGGGCGCCCGGCTTCGCCCACCTGCCCCTGGTCGTGGAGGACTTCGTGAAGGACGCGGGGGCCTGCTTCAGTG CCAGCGAGCCTGACGCCGTGCACGTGGTGCTGGACCGCCACCTGGTCACTGGCCAGAACGCCAGCTCCACCGTCCCGGCCGTGCAGAACCTGCTCTTCCTCTGCGGCAGCCG GAAGTGA
- the TALDO1 gene encoding transaldolase — MSGSPVKRQRMESVLDQLKQFTTVVADTGDFHAIDEYKPQDATTNPSLILAAAQMPTYRELVEEAVAHGRRLGGSQEEQITNATDKLFVLFGVEILKKIPGRVSTEVDARLSFDKDAMVARAQRLIDLYKEAGISKDRILIKLSSTWEGIQAGKQLEEQHGIHCNMTLLFSFAQAVACAEAGVTLISPFVGRILDWHVANTDKKSFEPLEDPGVKSVTKIYNYYKKFGYETVVMGASFRNTGEIKALAGCDFLTISPQLLGELLKDHSKLAPTLSVKAAQASDLEKVHLDEKAFRWLHNEDRMAVEKLSDGIRRFAADAVKLERMLRERMFSAENGK, encoded by the exons ATGTCCGGGTCCCCGGTGAAGCGGCAGAGGATGGAGAGCGTGCTAGACCAGCTCAAGCAGTTCACCACCGTGGTGGCCGACACGGGCGACTTCCACG CCATCGATGAGTACAAGCCCCAGGATGCCACCACCAACCCGTCCCTGATCCTAGCCGCGGCGCAGATGCCCACCTACCGGGAGCTGGTGGAGGAGGCCGTCGCCCACGGCCGGAGGCTGGGCGG ATCACAAGAGGAACAGATTACAAATGCTACTGATAAACTTTTTGTGCTGTTTGGAGTAGAAATACTGAAGAAAATTCCAGGCCGCGTATCCACAGAAGTGGATGCAAG GCTCTCCTTCGATAAGGATGCTATGGTGGCCCGCGCCCAGCGCCTCATCGACCTGTACAAGGAGGCTGGGATCAGCAAGGACCGGATTCTGATAAAGCTGTCGTCTACCTGGGAAGGAATCCAGGCTGGAAA GCAGCTGGAGGAGCAGCACGGCATCCACTGCAACATGACGCTGCTCTTCTCCTTCGCCCAGGCCGTGGCCTGCGCTGAGGCGGGGGTGACGCTCATCTCCCCCTTCGTGGGCCGCATCCTCGACTGGCACGTGGCCAACACGGACAAGAAGTCCTTTGAGCCCCTGGAGGACCCCG GAGTGAAGAGCGTCACCAAGATCTACAACTATTACAAGAAGTTCGGCTACGAGACCGTCGTCATGGGCGCCTCCTTCCGCAACACGGGCGAGATCAAGGCCCTGGCGGGCTGCGACTTCCTCACCATCTCACCCCAGCTCCTGGGGGAGCTGCTCAAGGACCACAGCAAGCTGGCGCCCACGCTCTCGGTCAAGGCAG cccaggccagtgACCTGGAGAAGGTCCACCTGGACGAGAAGGCCTTCCGCTGGCTGCACAACGAGGACCGCATGGCCGTGGAGAAGCTCTCGGACGGGATCCGCAGGTTCGCCGCGGACGCTGTGAAGCTGGAGCGGATGCTGAGG GAACGAATGTTCAGCGCGGAGAACGGGAAATAG